One window of Drosophila busckii strain San Diego stock center, stock number 13000-0081.31 chromosome 3L, ASM1175060v1, whole genome shotgun sequence genomic DNA carries:
- the LOC108599727 gene encoding myb-like protein P translates to MDILDIDEALKDDSYIFLADKTHDDISNILQQWKTNNQAQQSQAQSQQQQQKLHLQYNNEQAYKLNSKTFTRPKRRPQAATNLDTQFAHISQNNATPMLSLEIGGLVTNMHKSFLQDTSPPSSICSSITNERMNNSLISSADFTNLNFLQSTNSLEPTCAEFNLTTTATLTGDSYSLSDMIRDRKALESLTMSGDGTLIKDSQIGQIDEISLTMLSKTASGCSTMDNSTESMLTPQEQQILPSTVPEQQQQLQLKLGNTMMLGEEMIGDTTFSLVDSLTTPTTESVSEADPEPAFNATFKRPAALLNETQLLVGRQVNTTFTEGCETPEAGRCETPENVDKKLACMLMESTPLTTTSARLPQFNNNNNNNNNNNTNNNNKHSYTPTLKGRDEAINLSPIVGTITPQRSLHNQRKQQQQLNNTYEKPEAGTVVGAGDTPKSRHFDSEKFVLDTMELLEQIEQPGMDATYSMSEDHKQMQCVMDLAEAEVELLAQQGDEEQFEHMLAELGKVNALNAEQLKMQKSLDSIKRRFHKDEEPSVQQELQPLQSQANQLDEVHHTTPTSQLLSSHSHSQSQSSSSGERLLSRRSRLYDDVNLSAMHDSNASGGSCNSTSFIVYRRDEESNNTSETCTPLQEEQEEQSQPKQSSMETEPSNYKLAERRERDRERFKTIKITKEMRARDEQFDNIVVPCIDDEHLEPEPTPECDPVQEQQRQPSPPGRLSRRDQIETSASNTNNYLTYKKPKEKSLLVRQLRPPMTELTTMESAQPRSLSRPRYISGLQKFTTVSKATSAGAGLNATTVGLSTGPHTDTAACPDNNELKSPMGTKSKSFHNLSSNISGMSAMMARPSLGAGNVFRRQPNKLATGMPQQEDGMNVFKVPKLVSGLRAPTGAVGAGAKRVMGNGIARPSSGYYSLSVKANAAESETPESLSSASSRGSLYGKEAKPNNSFDTQALSSKLTQVTIGASGIPKPSGLRPPTQMKRSGLPRPSSIVRR, encoded by the exons ATGGATATTCTGGATATTGACGAGGCATTAAAGGATGATTCATACAT ATTTCTGGCAGATAAAACACACGATGATATCTCCAATATACTACAACAGTGGAAAACAAATAATCAAGCGCAGCAGTCTCAGGCCcaatcgcagcagcaacaacaaaaactgcatttaCAATACAACAATGAACAAG cttataaactcaactcaaagACGTTTACACGGCCCAAGCGAAGGCCACAGGCGGCAACAAATCTGGACACACAATTC GCACATATTTCACAAAACAATGCCACACCCATGCTTAGTTTGGAGATTGGCGGACTGGTTACCAACATGCACAAATCGTTCCTGCAGGATACCTCGCCGCCGTCGTCCATTTGCTCATCGATAACAAATGAGCGCATGAACAATTCACTCATCAGCTCTGCTGATTTCACAAATCTCAATTTTCTGCAGTCGACAAATAGCTTGGAGCCCACCTGCGCAGAGTTCAATTTGACGACGACCGCAACGCTTACCGGCGACAGTTACTCGCTTAGTGACATGATAAGGGATCGAAAGGCGCTCGAATCGTTAACAATGTCCGGCGATGGTACCTTAATCAAGGATTCACAAATTGGGCAAATCGATGAAATTTCGCTAACTATGCTAAGCAAAACCGCCTCCGGCTGCAGCACCATGGATAACAGTACGGAGAGCATGTTAACGCCACAGGAGCAACAAATATTGCCCTCAACAgtgccagagcagcagcagcagctgcagcttaagttgGGTAACACTATGATGCTCGGCGAGGAAATGATTGGCGACACCACATTCAGTTTGGTGGACAGTTTGACAACCCCAACGACTGAGTCTGTGAGTGAAGCTGATCCCGAGCCAGCCTTCAATGCAACGTTCAAGCGACCTGCGGCCTTGTTAAATGAGACCCAGTTGCTAGTAGGGCGACAGGTGAACACCACCTTTACCGAGGGTTGTGAAACGCCTGAAGCCGGACGCTGCGAGACGCCGGAGAATGTCGATAAGAAACTGGCCTGCATGCTGATGGAGTCGACACCATTGACCACAACAAGTGCTCGTCTGCCGCAgttcaataacaacaacaacaataataacaacaataatactaataacaataataagcaCAGTTATACGCCTACATTAAAAGGGCGTGATGAAGCCATCAATCTATCGCCCATTGTGGGCACCATCACGCCACAGCGCAGTCTGCATAAtcagcgcaagcagcagcaacagctcaacAACACTTATGAGAAACCTGAAGCAGGGACAGTAGTCGGAGCAGGAGACACACCCAAATCAAGGCATTTTGATAGCGAAAAGTTTGTGCTGGACACAAtggagctgctggagcagaTTGAGCAGCCCGGCATGGATGCTACCTACAGCATGTCCGAGGACCACAAGCAAATGCAGTGCGTCATGGATCTCGCGGAGGCGGAGGTGGAACTTTTGGCCCAACAGGGTGACGAGGAGCAGTTTGAGCACATGCTCGCCGAGCTGGGCAAGGTGAATGCGTTAAATGCAGAAcaactaaaaatgcaaaagtcgCTGGACAGCATTAAGAGGCGTTTTCATAAGGACGAGGAGCCAAGTGTGCAGCAGGAACTGCAGCCGCTGCAATCGCAAGCAAACCAGTTAGACGAAGTTCATCATACGACGCCCACGTCACAGCTGCTTagcagtcacagtcacagccagagccagtcCAGCAGCAGTGGTGAACGTCTGCTCAGCCGGCGTAGTCGCCTCTACGATGATGTCAACCTTAGCGCAATGCATGACAGCAATGCCAGCGGGGGCAGCTGCAACTCAACATCGTTTATTGTGTACCGCCGGGATGAGGAATCGAACAACACATCTGAGACCTGCACTCCATTGCAAGAAGAGCAGGAGGAACAGTCACAGCCTAAGCAATCCTCAATGGAGACTGAGCCATCCAACTATAAGCTGGCCGAGCGTCGAGAGCGTGATCGCGAGCGTTTCaagacaattaaaataacCAAGGAGATGCGTGCTCGCGATGAGCAGTTCGATAATATTGTAGTGCCTTGTATTGATGACGAACACCTGGAGCCAGAGCCAACACCTGAGTGCGACCCCGTCCAGGAGCAACAGCGTCAACCCTCTCCACCTGGACGACTCTCGCGGCGCGATCAAATCGAAACAAGCGCTAGTAACACCAACAATTACTTGACCTATAAAAAGCCTAAGGAGAAGTCGCTATTAGTACGTCAGCTTCGGCCGCCTATGACAGAGCTGACCACAATGGAGTCTGCGCAGCCGCGTTCCTTATCCCGACCACGCTATATAAGCGGCTTACAAAAGTTCACCACCGTAAGCAAAGCAACATCTGCTGGCGCTGGACTTAATGCAACCACAGTGGGCTTGTCCACAGGACCTCATACTGACACGGCGGCCTGCCCAGACAACAACGAGCTTAAGAGTCCCATGGGCACCAAATCCAAGTCGTTCCATAATTTGTCCTCCAATATAAGCGGCATGTCGGCCATGATGGCAAGACCCAGCTTAGGCGCTGGCAATGTATTCAGACGGCAACCTAACAAGCTGGCAACGGGAATGCCACAACAAGAA GATGGCATGAATGTATTCAAGGTGCCTAAACTGGTGAGTGGCTTACGTGCGCCAACGGGAGCTGTTGGTGCTGGTGCCAAGCGTGTCATGGGTAATGGCATCGCTCGTCCCTCCTCTGGATATTATAGTCTGAGTGTTAAAGCCAATGCAGCAGAGTCTGAAACACCAGAG AGTCTTTCATCCGCCTCCTCGCGCGGCAGTCTATATGGCAAGGAAGCAAAGCCTAATAACTCATTCGACACGCAAGCGCTCAGTTCAAAGCTTACTCAAGTTACAATTGGTGCATCGGGTATACCCAAGCCATCTGGATTGAGACCACCAACGCAGATGAAGCGTAGTGGCTTGCCACGACCCTCCAGCATTGTAAGACGTTGA